One region of Thermoplasma sp. Kam2015 genomic DNA includes:
- a CDS encoding RNA-guided endonuclease TnpB family protein: MITAAKVKLYPNEGQKILLEKHFGSCRFVYNYFLKKRDEYYITHRDAQRSSLNYFDTNNMLIELKKEHPWLYEINAQSLQMSLRFLDNALKNFFHKNTEHPKFKRKGINEYFAVPQHIKIQGNRIYFPKFSEGIYFKGSKDKLSEIRDINEIVITKDSGYYYCSIIYENEEELPEKKPLSSENSVGIDLGIEKFATLSNGIAIENPGFIKKVEKRIKRLQKQLSRKQKGSKNGSKHILKSQKEYMKLRNMREDFDDKISTAIAKQYDTIVIEDLNVHGMMQNHHISKSLSDVSFYYFKQKLEWKAEKYGKNMIEIGRFDPSSKICSRCGNIKHDLKLSDRIYHCDVCGLTIDRDLNAAKNIRKIGLIKVGSVRSEFTPVEIATSGLYGIYPYRQMSVVESGSSDALAEE; this comes from the coding sequence GTGATAACAGCTGCCAAAGTAAAGCTGTATCCAAACGAAGGACAGAAAATATTATTGGAGAAGCACTTTGGCAGCTGCAGATTCGTATACAATTACTTTCTAAAAAAGAGGGATGAATACTATATAACGCATAGGGATGCACAGAGATCTTCTCTGAACTATTTCGACACAAATAACATGCTCATCGAACTCAAGAAGGAACATCCATGGTTATACGAGATCAACGCCCAATCACTTCAGATGTCTCTACGCTTTTTAGACAATGCACTCAAGAACTTCTTCCATAAGAATACTGAACATCCTAAATTCAAAAGGAAAGGTATTAACGAATACTTTGCAGTACCACAGCACATCAAAATTCAAGGAAACAGAATATATTTCCCAAAGTTCTCTGAAGGCATATACTTCAAGGGATCTAAAGATAAGCTATCAGAAATAAGGGACATAAATGAGATAGTAATAACAAAGGATTCAGGATACTACTACTGCTCTATTATATATGAAAATGAGGAAGAACTACCAGAGAAGAAGCCATTATCCTCAGAGAACTCCGTTGGTATAGATCTAGGCATCGAAAAATTTGCAACCTTATCGAATGGTATAGCAATAGAGAATCCAGGATTCATAAAGAAGGTAGAGAAAAGAATAAAGCGTCTTCAAAAACAGCTATCAAGAAAGCAGAAAGGATCGAAGAATGGAAGCAAGCATATACTTAAATCACAGAAGGAGTACATGAAGCTGAGAAACATGCGTGAAGACTTCGATGATAAAATATCGACTGCGATAGCCAAGCAGTACGATACCATAGTCATCGAAGATCTGAACGTACATGGAATGATGCAGAACCATCATATATCGAAGAGTCTAAGTGATGTTTCTTTCTATTACTTCAAGCAGAAACTGGAATGGAAAGCGGAAAAATATGGAAAGAACATGATCGAAATAGGAAGGTTCGATCCATCATCTAAGATATGTTCAAGATGCGGTAACATAAAGCATGATCTGAAGCTATCAGATCGCATATATCATTGTGATGTATGCGGTCTAACTATAGACAGGGATCTGAATGCCGCCAAGAACATAAGGAAGATTGGACTTATAAAAGTAGGATCGGTGCGATCCGAATTCACGCCTGTGGAGATCGCAACATCGGGCTTGTATGGAATATATCCGTACAGGCAGATGTCGGTCGTTGAATCAGGAAGCTCCGATGCTTTAGCTGAGGAGTAG
- a CDS encoding S9 family peptidase: MRDQTFEDLLGLRIIDEVRLSKDGDLIGAIVSENFREYRKKEQRKEVYLFDRNFKIIAKYEGYGLHSLCFTPAGSVLFAEGKDIVSLKGDGLPLKYSTGIKVNSVSFFGGKIIFTGEKEDKKGSDDAYFFEEEDRFTDLYRIDESGIVRLTQDLQIWEFASADDAVYAIASDCPQESCWYKSKVFRITADGKQELIYDPGRRQIGKITAHGTRIAFLESVMSDRGVISGDVILYDGSIRNITDGSNISYSHVVLHGDSIYVLGNDKTTFSIMDISNKREIWYGFGIVYPAYSPSFDTANGSFVVPFSSPTDPPEIYRIEDGISKSSLNSHLADIAAYPAEIVEWRSSDGEDIYGILRVRNPEDPLIVYVHGGPTSFSYASFIDRTSIYLGYGFSVFAPNYRGSVGKGRRFAELNVGDLGGMDFEDILSGIDHLKRSGKIRTERIYITGGSYGGYMSALAVMKTDIFKASVSLFGISDWISFHGTSNLYLWDRLHMDADPWDFDKYDRYSPIRIRHDPKTPVLLMHGIRDPYVPIGQYYEFYRFLKEKGCEVRMLVFPREGHGFTEKDHIKRQYLETIKFMKDHS, from the coding sequence ATGCGGGATCAGACATTTGAAGACCTTCTCGGACTCAGGATCATAGATGAAGTTAGACTGTCTAAGGACGGCGATCTTATTGGTGCTATCGTCTCTGAGAATTTCAGAGAATACAGAAAGAAGGAACAGAGGAAAGAGGTATACCTCTTTGACCGAAACTTCAAAATAATTGCAAAATACGAAGGATATGGACTCCATTCTCTATGCTTCACACCTGCCGGATCTGTTCTTTTCGCTGAGGGTAAGGATATCGTCTCGCTGAAAGGGGATGGCCTGCCCCTGAAATACAGCACAGGGATCAAGGTAAATTCTGTTAGCTTCTTCGGTGGAAAGATAATATTCACGGGTGAAAAGGAAGATAAGAAAGGATCCGACGATGCGTATTTCTTTGAGGAGGAGGATCGGTTCACCGATCTCTACCGCATTGATGAATCTGGAATAGTCCGATTGACTCAGGATCTGCAGATATGGGAATTTGCTTCAGCAGACGATGCCGTATATGCAATAGCATCTGATTGCCCCCAGGAGAGCTGCTGGTACAAGTCCAAGGTATTCAGGATAACAGCGGACGGAAAGCAAGAGCTCATATACGACCCTGGTAGAAGGCAGATCGGAAAGATAACGGCGCATGGAACACGCATTGCCTTTCTAGAATCGGTGATGAGCGATCGCGGAGTCATATCAGGTGATGTCATACTTTACGATGGATCAATAAGGAATATAACCGACGGATCCAATATTAGCTATTCTCATGTGGTTCTGCATGGGGATTCTATATACGTGCTTGGAAATGACAAAACAACGTTCAGCATCATGGATATTTCAAACAAAAGAGAAATATGGTACGGCTTCGGTATAGTTTATCCCGCGTATTCGCCATCCTTCGACACAGCAAATGGATCATTTGTTGTCCCATTCTCGTCTCCGACCGACCCTCCTGAGATATACCGTATTGAAGATGGTATCTCAAAATCCAGTCTAAATTCTCATCTAGCCGATATAGCGGCATATCCAGCTGAAATTGTAGAGTGGCGTTCTTCAGATGGTGAGGATATTTATGGAATACTGAGAGTCAGGAATCCTGAGGATCCGCTCATAGTATACGTTCACGGTGGCCCGACATCGTTCTCGTATGCATCCTTCATCGATCGCACATCCATCTATCTTGGCTATGGATTCAGCGTATTCGCTCCAAACTACAGGGGAAGCGTCGGCAAAGGCAGGAGATTCGCGGAACTCAACGTCGGCGATCTTGGCGGCATGGACTTCGAAGATATTCTTTCCGGTATAGATCATCTGAAAAGATCAGGAAAGATAAGAACCGAGAGGATATACATAACGGGCGGATCCTACGGAGGATACATGTCCGCTCTCGCCGTTATGAAAACGGATATCTTCAAGGCATCAGTCTCACTGTTCGGAATATCTGATTGGATATCCTTCCACGGCACAAGCAATCTTTATCTTTGGGACAGATTGCATATGGATGCCGATCCATGGGACTTCGATAAATATGACAGATATTCTCCAATAAGGATCAGGCACGATCCGAAAACACCCGTTCTGCTGATGCATGGTATACGGGATCCATACGTGCCCATAGGTCAATATTATGAATTTTATAGATTTCTGAAGGAAAAAGGCTGCGAAGTGCGCATGCTGGTTTTTCCAAGGGAAGGCCACGGATTCACAGAGAAGGATCATATCAAGAGGCAGTATCTTGAAACGATCAAATTCATGAAGGATCATAGCTAA
- a CDS encoding MBL fold metallo-hydrolase — MQSLIQTFTVPIEIRALKTANIYRIESDDSAFLIDSGMSDNSIRSIEQSLHRIDFAFVTHLHIDHLGGVLYMHQKYGIPAYMNPLDYDLIMKANEDREGYIRRHADIFRINGVPEAMVNDIITMHPIIRYFDYYSKLDFIQDYHKLKVQELEFVEVPGHSPGSTAVYIHESHDLFSGDHILDRITPNISVYGDEDDLGNYLMSLEKIKQMKVERIFPGHGNVITEPRLRIEEIERHHQERMHAMISVLKTPKTAYEVAREISWSKGRKMDTMNFMERNFAILETVSHLRHMDRIGTIESKNEGDIIKYLYRE, encoded by the coding sequence ATGCAGTCATTGATTCAGACATTCACAGTACCGATAGAGATCCGCGCGCTAAAGACCGCAAATATATATAGAATTGAATCAGATGATTCAGCTTTTCTGATCGACTCTGGAATGTCGGATAACTCAATAAGGTCAATTGAACAGAGCCTTCATAGGATAGATTTCGCCTTCGTAACGCACCTGCACATAGATCATCTAGGAGGAGTACTCTATATGCATCAAAAATACGGGATTCCGGCATATATGAACCCCCTCGATTATGATCTGATAATGAAGGCAAATGAGGATCGTGAAGGTTATATCCGAAGACATGCAGACATATTCAGAATAAATGGTGTACCTGAAGCTATGGTTAATGACATAATAACCATGCACCCCATTATAAGGTACTTCGACTATTATTCTAAACTGGATTTTATCCAGGATTATCATAAATTGAAAGTTCAGGAACTGGAATTTGTTGAGGTTCCAGGTCACAGCCCTGGATCCACGGCAGTCTATATCCATGAGAGCCATGACCTGTTCTCCGGCGATCACATTCTCGATAGAATAACTCCGAACATAAGCGTATACGGTGATGAAGACGATCTGGGCAATTATCTCATGAGCCTGGAAAAGATAAAGCAGATGAAGGTTGAAAGGATATTTCCAGGCCACGGGAATGTGATAACAGAGCCCCGTCTGAGGATCGAGGAGATAGAGAGGCATCATCAGGAAAGAATGCATGCTATGATATCAGTCCTCAAAACCCCTAAGACGGCCTATGAGGTTGCAAGGGAAATATCCTGGAGCAAGGGTAGGAAGATGGATACCATGAATTTTATGGAAAGAAATTTTGCCATTCTGGAAACCGTATCTCATCTAAGGCATATGGATCGCATCGGTACAATTGAATCAAAGAATGAAGGTGACATAATTAAATATCTATACAGAGAATAA
- the tes gene encoding tetraether lipid synthase Tes, producing the protein MGHLINEDMLVLRVTESLCPGCVDEEKFDQMRIPAIVYEEAGEVKLIKECPEHGVTVEKYWEDYEMFEEARKWQDPGVKILNPNVAYYASKIVCPTHCGLCVKHKSHTGLGNIVVTNRCDLSCWYCFFYAKENEPIYEPTQDQIRMMLRRMKNERPVGANAVQITGGEPTMRDDIIDIVRIAREEGYDHVQLNTNSVRAAFDPDFVRRVREAGSNVIYTSFDGPTPRSNPKNFWEIPAALENYKKAPLGVVLVPTVIGGVNDMYLGDIIRFGLSNIDVVRAVNFQPVSLVGRMPDRARAKQRITIPGAIKKIEQQTDGLIGREDFFTVPSTASVSNFVAALKGRPTYKLSIHYACGMGTYLFKDDEKVIPVTRFVDVKGMFEYIQELADEIGDSTFKSLRKMESTAKLLYNLKKFVDYEKAPKDFKLKDMVYNAFTEGDYHGLKAFHYKSMFIGFMHFQDPYTYDVDRVERCDIHYAMPDGRVIPFCAFNVIPELYRDSTQRKYSIPAKVYEEKTGRSLKKEKYFREYSLEDKKRIIAFYERSIGRKLTEEEIGQKLEDPVPVISSQNPDM; encoded by the coding sequence ATGGGCCATCTTATAAATGAGGACATGCTCGTTCTGAGGGTTACCGAAAGCCTGTGCCCGGGCTGCGTTGATGAGGAGAAATTTGATCAGATGAGGATACCCGCCATAGTCTATGAGGAAGCCGGAGAGGTTAAGCTCATAAAGGAATGCCCAGAGCATGGTGTTACCGTTGAAAAATACTGGGAAGACTACGAGATGTTCGAGGAAGCAAGAAAGTGGCAGGATCCAGGCGTCAAGATACTTAACCCGAACGTGGCATATTACGCCTCCAAGATAGTATGCCCGACGCACTGCGGTCTCTGTGTGAAACACAAATCACACACAGGTCTGGGCAATATAGTGGTTACTAACAGGTGCGATCTTTCCTGCTGGTACTGCTTCTTCTATGCGAAGGAGAATGAACCCATATATGAGCCTACTCAGGATCAGATAAGGATGATGCTCCGCCGCATGAAGAATGAGAGGCCGGTTGGCGCAAACGCCGTCCAGATAACTGGCGGAGAACCAACGATGAGGGATGACATCATAGATATCGTGAGGATCGCAAGGGAGGAAGGCTACGACCACGTGCAGCTGAACACGAACAGCGTCAGAGCTGCATTTGATCCTGATTTCGTAAGGAGAGTCAGAGAGGCCGGATCAAATGTCATATACACAAGCTTCGATGGGCCTACACCCAGATCAAATCCAAAGAACTTCTGGGAGATACCGGCTGCCCTGGAGAATTACAAGAAGGCGCCGCTGGGTGTCGTCCTTGTTCCGACGGTCATCGGCGGAGTCAACGACATGTATCTTGGAGATATAATAAGATTCGGACTCTCGAATATAGACGTCGTAAGAGCCGTAAACTTCCAGCCTGTGAGTCTCGTTGGAAGGATGCCTGACAGGGCAAGGGCGAAGCAGAGAATAACGATACCTGGTGCCATAAAGAAGATTGAGCAGCAGACGGACGGACTCATAGGCAGAGAGGACTTCTTCACCGTTCCTTCTACAGCATCTGTATCAAACTTTGTGGCTGCTCTCAAGGGAAGGCCGACATATAAGTTGTCGATCCACTATGCCTGCGGTATGGGAACATACCTGTTCAAGGACGATGAGAAGGTCATACCGGTCACAAGATTCGTGGATGTCAAGGGAATGTTTGAGTACATACAGGAGCTGGCGGACGAGATCGGTGATTCAACTTTCAAGAGTCTGAGGAAGATGGAGAGCACGGCAAAGTTGCTCTACAACCTCAAGAAGTTCGTGGATTATGAGAAGGCACCCAAGGATTTCAAGCTGAAGGATATGGTCTACAACGCTTTCACGGAGGGTGATTACCATGGACTTAAGGCATTCCACTACAAGTCCATGTTCATAGGCTTCATGCACTTCCAGGATCCATACACGTACGATGTGGATCGTGTGGAGAGATGCGATATACACTATGCCATGCCTGACGGAAGGGTCATACCGTTCTGCGCATTCAACGTGATCCCTGAGCTTTACAGAGATTCAACGCAGAGGAAGTATTCGATACCGGCAAAGGTATACGAGGAGAAAACCGGAAGAAGCCTCAAGAAAGAGAAGTACTTCAGAGAGTACAGCCTTGAGGATAAGAAGAGGATAATAGCCTTCTACGAGAGGAGCATAGGAAGAAAGCTGACAGAGGAAGAGATCGGGCAGAAGCTTGAAGATCCAGTACCAGTGATATCTTCGCAGAACCCGGATATGTGA
- a CDS encoding AMP-binding protein — protein sequence MGSPRLMNHGLTLDRLFHKTIRTGRGTGLKDGKSELTYGEFYDRMLNIAMNLHRDFGENRVISVMDWNTINFALLIYAIPLSGNILHPVDVRQPPDQIIASMKEAGSSYLIYSRDFRKLAGAAVSSGILPEDRVFDQETLISQYGTFGGGKLWLPEIHEDRTASILFSSGTTGKPKGVKYRHRDIVLTIWAMETNLSAFPGPARLTSSDTVFSLIPFFHLWSWGTLFISTLIGSNYILGGRFEPTNTIKLIKENRATWMSMVPTMFNAIVGTDQNALDHLKILIGGSAIPSGIINFASDHRIEITGIYGFTDGLAAGIGTSDIADDFGARNADAVNSITPLVFTEFDTEGENKELKFRSPWIPDGYFNAESEKAYRDGWFYPGDSAEVTENGKIRIRDRIKDLIKSGGEFIPSALLEYYISNIGDVGDVAVIGVKDEKWVERPVAFYRTRTGKPLDEEVIRSYLRDLASKGSIKEWWIPDRFIFVDSMPMTGTGKIDKKTLREFAGKVQENK from the coding sequence ATGGGATCGCCCAGATTGATGAATCATGGTTTGACTCTTGATAGATTATTTCACAAGACGATTAGAACAGGAAGAGGAACAGGATTGAAGGACGGGAAAAGCGAGCTAACATATGGTGAATTTTACGATAGGATGCTCAATATTGCTATGAATTTGCATAGGGATTTCGGCGAAAACAGAGTGATATCGGTCATGGACTGGAATACCATTAATTTCGCCTTGCTCATATATGCCATACCGTTATCCGGGAATATCCTTCATCCGGTTGATGTGAGGCAACCGCCTGATCAGATAATCGCTTCTATGAAGGAGGCAGGTAGCAGTTATCTTATATATTCCAGGGACTTCAGAAAACTCGCAGGAGCCGCTGTCAGCTCAGGTATCCTGCCTGAAGACAGAGTATTCGATCAGGAAACCCTCATATCGCAGTATGGAACCTTCGGCGGAGGGAAACTTTGGCTTCCAGAGATACATGAAGATCGTACAGCTTCGATACTCTTTTCCAGTGGAACCACTGGAAAACCCAAGGGCGTGAAATACAGGCACAGGGACATTGTTCTCACCATATGGGCTATGGAAACGAACCTCTCCGCTTTCCCTGGACCGGCAAGACTGACCTCATCCGACACAGTGTTTTCGCTGATACCTTTCTTCCATCTATGGTCATGGGGTACGCTGTTCATTTCCACGCTCATAGGTTCCAACTACATTCTCGGCGGAAGATTTGAACCGACGAATACCATAAAATTGATCAAGGAAAATCGAGCGACGTGGATGAGCATGGTACCGACGATGTTCAATGCAATAGTGGGCACCGATCAGAATGCACTGGATCATCTCAAGATACTGATAGGAGGATCCGCCATACCATCCGGGATAATCAATTTTGCATCGGATCATCGGATAGAGATAACCGGCATATACGGTTTCACGGATGGCCTCGCAGCAGGAATAGGTACTTCAGACATCGCTGACGATTTCGGAGCCAGAAATGCAGACGCTGTGAATTCTATCACCCCCCTTGTATTCACGGAGTTCGATACGGAAGGGGAGAACAAAGAGCTGAAATTCAGATCTCCCTGGATTCCAGATGGCTATTTCAACGCGGAAAGCGAAAAAGCATATAGAGATGGTTGGTTCTATCCCGGTGATTCAGCAGAGGTAACGGAAAATGGAAAGATAAGGATCCGGGATAGGATCAAGGATCTTATAAAGAGCGGTGGAGAATTCATACCGAGCGCGCTTCTGGAATACTATATATCCAATATCGGCGACGTAGGCGATGTTGCCGTAATAGGAGTAAAGGACGAAAAATGGGTGGAGAGGCCAGTTGCATTCTACAGGACGCGGACAGGAAAACCACTTGATGAGGAAGTCATCAGATCCTATCTTCGCGATCTCGCATCGAAGGGTTCGATCAAGGAATGGTGGATCCCGGATCGCTTCATCTTTGTGGATAGCATGCCCATGACCGGTACGGGTAAGATAGATAAGAAGACCCTTCGCGAGTTTGCTGGCAAAGTGCAGGAAAATAAATAA
- a CDS encoding DUF488 domain-containing protein, whose amino-acid sequence MTTIRVKRVYEPFSSDDGYRVFVERLWPRGMRREELRMDLWAKDLAPSNQLRIWYSHDPAKWDEFRSKYKAELCGNETLNELRKIDNLTLLVASKSDLNAGAVIKDVLEHWNEFMEL is encoded by the coding sequence ATGACGACCATAAGGGTGAAGAGAGTTTACGAACCATTTTCAAGCGATGATGGGTATCGCGTATTTGTGGAGAGATTATGGCCAAGAGGCATGAGGCGCGAGGAGCTCAGGATGGATCTGTGGGCGAAGGATCTTGCGCCGAGCAATCAGCTGAGAATATGGTATTCGCATGATCCGGCAAAATGGGATGAATTCAGATCAAAGTACAAAGCTGAGCTCTGCGGCAATGAGACTTTAAATGAGCTCAGAAAGATCGATAATCTCACACTGCTTGTGGCATCCAAGAGCGATCTGAATGCTGGTGCCGTTATCAAGGATGTACTGGAACATTGGAATGAATTCATGGAGTTATAG
- a CDS encoding TrpB-like pyridoxal phosphate-dependent enzyme has product MIRIDLKQDEMPDHWYNILPDLPEELPTPRDETGKAFETLKKAVPAKVLEYEFSGERYPKIPEEILERYMQVGRPTPIIRAKRLEELLGGNLKIFLKMESYTYSGSHKINSALAHVYFAREEGAKFVSTETGAGQWGSAVALASALFRMESHIFMVRTSFYAKPYRKYMMYMYGAHPHPSPSEFTEYGREVLKKMPDTPGSLGLAISEAIHYALDNGGKYIAGSVINSDILFKTIAGMEAKKQMEMAGEDPDYIVGVVGGGSNYAALAFPFLADELSSGKIRRKYIASGSKEVPKMTEGEYRYDYPDTGKVLPLLKMYTIGYDFIPPAVYAGGLRYHAVAPTLSLLMNKGIVSARDYDQEEAFRWARIFSETEGYIPAPETSHALPILKEIADENKGEKKTVLVSFSGHGLLDLGNYAEALHFE; this is encoded by the coding sequence ATGATAAGAATAGACCTTAAACAGGACGAGATGCCAGACCACTGGTACAACATTCTGCCCGATCTGCCGGAAGAACTTCCAACACCGAGGGACGAGACCGGTAAAGCGTTTGAAACGCTCAAGAAGGCTGTTCCCGCTAAGGTTCTGGAATATGAGTTCTCTGGTGAACGCTATCCGAAAATACCCGAAGAGATACTTGAAAGGTACATGCAGGTGGGTAGACCAACGCCGATTATAAGAGCAAAAAGGCTAGAGGAGCTGCTGGGAGGCAACCTGAAGATATTCCTGAAGATGGAATCATATACATATTCAGGTTCACACAAAATAAATAGTGCTCTGGCGCATGTTTATTTTGCCAGAGAGGAAGGGGCTAAATTTGTATCAACAGAGACAGGTGCCGGCCAATGGGGATCCGCAGTTGCACTTGCATCAGCACTTTTCCGCATGGAATCTCATATATTCATGGTTCGCACAAGTTTCTACGCAAAACCGTATAGGAAGTACATGATGTACATGTACGGTGCACATCCACATCCAAGTCCGTCTGAATTCACAGAGTATGGAAGGGAAGTCTTGAAAAAGATGCCGGATACCCCTGGATCGCTTGGCTTGGCCATAAGCGAGGCCATACATTATGCTCTGGACAATGGTGGAAAGTACATCGCAGGTAGTGTGATAAACTCAGATATACTCTTCAAGACCATAGCAGGCATGGAGGCAAAGAAGCAGATGGAGATGGCTGGTGAAGATCCTGATTATATCGTTGGTGTTGTAGGAGGCGGTTCAAATTATGCTGCGCTGGCATTTCCATTCCTTGCAGATGAACTTTCATCCGGCAAGATAAGGAGGAAGTACATAGCCTCCGGATCTAAGGAGGTTCCTAAAATGACAGAAGGGGAATACAGATACGACTATCCTGATACTGGAAAGGTTCTGCCTCTTTTGAAGATGTACACTATAGGCTATGATTTCATACCGCCAGCTGTCTACGCAGGTGGTCTGCGCTATCACGCGGTTGCACCGACACTTAGTCTACTTATGAATAAGGGTATAGTATCAGCAAGGGACTATGATCAGGAAGAGGCATTCAGATGGGCAAGGATATTCTCCGAGACAGAGGGCTACATACCAGCACCAGAAACATCCCATGCCCTTCCCATACTGAAGGAGATAGCGGACGAGAATAAGGGAGAGAAGAAGACTGTTCTGGTAAGTTTTTCAGGGCATGGACTTCTTGATCTGGGTAATTATGCGGAGGCTTTGCACTTCGAATGA
- a CDS encoding APC family permease yields the protein MSEETSLKGKELGLWTLVALSMGSIYPLAFAVSNGAGAVVYAGFAAPVVPIFAALAILLVSVPALMFSRHVSFAGGYYGFAEKGFGPATGKYVALVNLFYYILMDVVSVVAVSYILSTALSELYGYTLPLAIYILVALISTFLMFLFTVLDIKISGMSVLVIVAVQIIIVLIFSLITIARTPYNSIQAFNIAKAPAGITGVMFASVTAGFLFFTGYGAPFYFAEETKTSERTVWRSIILSIVILTVVSVIVTYAEVAAVGLSNASSLSTDWNPAVVAFGEYVGSIGTLAFIIIALIGQMWAGIVGGMSGARLIYAMARDRFLFPKSFSRTHRKYHTPVYGALFELTVTALLTILSPIVLVRIYGYSQGIFYSLFLFGALTTFMWILQHLIADASSVPFFRKLHGKLTARVAAYTLIPTVAAAALFIYADITSYVGIGEPYLAGLYVIFALLIASLIYIIYMHMTHRLESMVSSKEEVIE from the coding sequence TTGAGTGAAGAGACATCCCTTAAGGGCAAGGAGCTTGGGCTCTGGACACTTGTGGCGCTCTCCATGGGCTCCATATATCCACTGGCGTTTGCGGTTTCAAACGGTGCTGGTGCCGTTGTATATGCGGGGTTTGCTGCACCGGTTGTTCCGATATTTGCTGCACTTGCAATACTGTTGGTATCCGTTCCAGCGCTCATGTTTTCCAGGCACGTGAGCTTTGCCGGTGGCTATTACGGTTTCGCCGAGAAGGGATTTGGACCAGCAACTGGTAAATACGTTGCGCTCGTGAACTTATTCTATTACATACTTATGGACGTCGTTTCTGTAGTTGCAGTATCGTACATACTCTCGACAGCTCTATCAGAGCTTTATGGATATACTTTGCCGCTGGCAATATACATACTGGTGGCACTCATATCAACATTTCTTATGTTTCTTTTCACGGTTCTGGACATCAAGATATCTGGAATGTCTGTACTAGTGATAGTGGCAGTTCAGATAATCATAGTCCTGATATTTTCTCTGATCACAATAGCCCGCACACCGTATAATAGTATACAGGCCTTCAATATAGCAAAGGCGCCTGCCGGCATAACAGGCGTGATGTTCGCCTCCGTCACAGCAGGATTCCTGTTTTTCACTGGTTATGGGGCGCCATTCTATTTTGCCGAAGAGACAAAGACAAGCGAAAGGACGGTCTGGAGATCCATAATACTCTCAATAGTGATTTTAACCGTAGTCAGCGTGATCGTTACATACGCTGAGGTGGCAGCGGTCGGTTTGTCTAATGCGTCCTCTCTTTCTACGGACTGGAATCCAGCGGTCGTGGCATTCGGAGAATATGTAGGAAGCATAGGAACGCTTGCATTCATCATAATTGCGCTTATAGGACAGATGTGGGCCGGCATCGTCGGTGGAATGAGCGGAGCAAGGCTGATATACGCGATGGCACGTGATAGATTCCTCTTCCCAAAGAGTTTCTCAAGAACGCATAGAAAATATCATACGCCGGTATATGGGGCGCTGTTCGAGCTCACGGTTACGGCGCTGCTCACCATACTGAGCCCGATCGTGCTGGTAAGGATCTATGGTTATTCTCAGGGCATCTTCTATTCGCTCTTCCTGTTCGGGGCGCTCACCACGTTCATGTGGATCCTTCAGCATCTGATAGCAGACGCATCTTCAGTGCCATTCTTCAGGAAACTGCATGGAAAACTGACAGCAAGAGTCGCTGCTTACACGCTCATACCTACCGTCGCAGCGGCTGCACTGTTCATCTATGCAGATATAACGTCATACGTAGGAATTGGTGAACCGTATCTGGCAGGGCTCTATGTCATCTTTGCGCTGCTCATCGCGTCATTGATTTACATAATCTACATGCATATGACGCATCGTCTTGAGAGCATGGTATCGAGCAAAGAGGAGGTGATCGAATGA